One genomic region from Lates calcarifer isolate ASB-BC8 linkage group LG10, TLL_Latcal_v3, whole genome shotgun sequence encodes:
- the LOC127142899 gene encoding zinc finger protein 436, which produces MCKIRTLRTLVNQRLSTAVEEIFRLFETTIAEYEEEIERQRRLLEVVERPVSQENKADVVQMSAIKEDPEPPHIKEEQEEIWSSQGGQQFQGLKDDITKFPFPPVSVKSEDDEEKVQTSLLHQTQTVENKESEPPASSSAQQMETDSSDSETEYSNDEQKETKEPQPVSTFVKHNEVHVIVEKCHCSIGKKTFKCSECGKKFSLKGSLQRHIRVHTGEKPFSCSVCGKKFGRKQHLQEHVIIHTGEQPFSCTVCGKKFRYKAGMRKHMRAHTECECGKMLNQSETSPTHMTGHGYEKALNCSACEK; this is translated from the exons ATGTGTAAAATCCGAACCCTGAGAACGCTGGTGAACCAGCGACTGAGCACAGCTGTAGAGGAGATATTCAGACTGTTTGAAACAACCATAGCGGAATATGAGGAGGAGATTGAACGCCAGCGCAGACTGCTGGAAGTTGTGGAGAGGCCTGTTAGCCAGGAAAACAAAGCAG ATGTTGTACAGATGTCTGCGATTAAAGAGGACCCAGAGCCACCACACAttaaagaggagcaggaggaaatCTGGAGCAGTCAGGGGGGACAGCAGTTTCAAGGACTAAAGGATGACATCACTAAGTTCCCGTTCCCTCCTGTGTCTGTGAAGAGcgaagatgatgaagagaaagtTCAGACCTCACTGcttcatcaaacacaaactgtggaGAACAAAGAGTCAGAGCCTCCAGCCAGCAGCTCAGCTcaacagatggaaacagactCTTCTGACTCTGAGACTGAGTACAGCAATGATGAGCAGAAGGAGACAAAGGAACCTCAACCAGTTTCAACTTTTGTGAAACATAATGAAGTTCACGTaattgttgaaaaatgtcattgtagTATTGGCAAGAAAACATTTAAGTGCTCTGAGTGTGGTAAAAAATTTAGCCTGAAGGGATCTCTCCAGAGACACATTAGAGTTCAtacaggagagaaaccattCAGCTGCTCAGTCTGTGGTAAGAAATTTGGCCGTAAACAACATCTGCAGGAACATGTGATCATTCATACAGGGGAGCAACCATTCAGTTGTACAGTGTGTGGCAAAAAATTTCGTTATAAAGCAGGCATGAGGAAGCACAtgagagcacacacagagtGTGAATGTGGTAAAATGTTAAACCAGAGTGAAACGTCACCTACACACATGACAGGTCATGGATATGAAAAAGCTTTAAACTGTTCAGCTtgtgaaaaataa
- the LOC127142898 gene encoding gastrula zinc finger protein XlCGF17.1, whose amino-acid sequence METEGDGQACGESEPTRRLNLDSHLQPANENETPDSSEQPDNSDDDWRQSRGPQSDLNSVKSKQTQTGVSVSQPANDDRTSDSSEPEPENSNDECEEIWEPQSKLKRKEKDCNTGKTSLSCSGCGKTFVPIKSASGEKPFVCSVCVQRSVQNIHLLKPKRTHSGEKTFMCLVCKKQFSSKGDTVRHIRIHTGEKPFSCSICGKRFAQSTCLGTHMRTHTGEKPFSCAFCPKRFIQSGILARHMRVHTGEKPYSCSVCNTSFTLSQSLLKHMRIHTGEKPFSCSVCGKKFTQKGNLTQHMTLHTGERSFGCHVCGRKFTRRSRVKNHKCVSESSK is encoded by the coding sequence atggaaacagaagGTGATGGACAGGCCTGTGGAGAATCAGAACCAACAAGGAGATTAAATCTAGATAGTCATTTACAACCAGCTAATGAAAATGAGACTCCAGACTCCTCTGAACAACCTGATAACAGTGATGATGACTGGAGGCAGAGCAGGGGACCTCAGTCAGATTTAAACTCTGTGAAATCAAAGCAGACCCAGACAggtgtgtctgtcagtcaaCCAGCTAATGATGACAGAACTTCAGACTCctctgagcctgagcctgaaaACAGTAATGATGAGTGTGAGGAGATATGGGAACCTCAGTcaaagttaaaaagaaaagagaaagactgTAACACTGGCAAGACGTCTCTAAGCTGCTCTGGGTGTGGTAAAACATTTGTCCCCATAAAAAGTGCCTCGGGAGAGAAACCATTTGTCTGCTCAGTTTGTGTTCAAAGATCTGTACAGAATATACATTTACTCAAACCGAAGAGAACTCACTCTGGAGAAAAAACTTTCATGTGTTTAGTCTGCAAGAAACAATTTAGCTCTAAAGGAGACACTGTAAGACATATCCGAATACACACGGGGGAGAAACCCTTCAGCTGCTCAATTTGTGGTAAAAGATTTGCACAGAGCACATGTTTGGGAACACACATGAGGactcacacaggagagaaaccgtTCAGCTGCGCGTTCTGTCCTAAACGTTTTATCCAGAGTGGAATTCTGGCTAGACACATGAGAGTTCATACAGGAGAAAAGCCTTACAgttgctctgtgtgtaacaCCAGTTTTACACTCAGTCAGTCATTGCTAAAACATATGAGGATCCAtacaggagagaaaccattCAGCTGTTCAGTTTGCGGTAAAAAATTTACACAAAAAGGGAATCTGACACAGCACATGACACTCCATACGGGGGAAAGGTCTTTTGGTTGCCATGTTTGTGGTAGAAAATTCACTAGACGTTCACGTGTGAAAAACCACAAGTGTGTTTCTGAGAGcagtaaatga
- the LOC108884578 gene encoding zinc finger protein 32: MSTIQTLRAFVNQRLTAAVEEIFVLLETTISNYEEEIDRQRRLLEDVVRSDIHMNKVLPPAVQKLIVSIEDQQEWRTSLNRENPETPHIKEEQEELGVSQDVEQLQELKEADITIFPFIAVPVKSEDDEVKARTSEPHERQSEEKREAEPPASSSAQQMEPETDSHHQLLSLYCCESETEDSNDDWKETGGQESGSDTLKNESTANHNKSCTQERPFSCTVCDKRFGCKGNLHAHMRSHTGEKPFTCAVCNKSFSAKVNLKTHMRSHTGEKPFSCSMCNKSFSQKKTLVIHMRSHTGERPFSCSFCGKRFSEKGTLKRHIRVHTGEKPYSCSVCGRNFSLLSHVKSHKCAGVNSNK; the protein is encoded by the exons atgtccaCGATTCAAACGCTCAGAGCTTTTGTCAACCAGCGACTGACTGCGGCTGTAGAAGAGATCTTCGTTCTGCTGGAAACAACCATCTCAAACTACGAAGAGGAGATTGATCGCCAGCGCAGACTGCTGGAGGATGTTGTCAGGTCTGACATCCACATGAACAAAG ttttacctccagCTGTCCAAAAACTGATTGTCAGTATAGAAGACCAGCAGGAGTGGAGGACCAGTCTAAACCGGGAGAACCCAGAGACGCCACATattaaagaggaacaggaggagctCGGTGTCAGTCAGGATGTAGAGCAGCTTCAAGAACTGAAGGAGGCTGATATAACCATATTTCCATTCATTGCTGTGCCTGTGaagagtgaagatgatgaagtTAAAGCTAGGACCTCAGAGCCTCATGAAAGACAaagtgaggagaagagagaggcagagcctCCAGCCAGCAGCTCAGCTCAACAGATGGAACCAGAGACCGACAGCCATCATCAGCTTCTGTCTTTATACTGTTGTGAATCTGAGACTGAGGACAGTAATGATGATTggaaagagacaggaggacaAGAGTCAGGTtcagacacactgaaaaatgagAGTACTGCCAATCATAATAAATCCTGCACCCAGGAGAGGCCATTTAGTTGCACAGTTTGTGACAAAAGATTTGGCTGCAAAGGAAATCTGCATGCCCACATGAGAAGCCATACAGGGGAAAAGCCTTTCACCTGTGCTGTTTGTAACAAAAGTTTTAGTGCAAAGGTCAATCTCAAGACTCATATGAGAAGTCACACTGGGGAGAAACCATTCAGCTGCTCAATGTGTAACAAAAGTTTTAGTCAAAAAAAGACATTAGTTATACACATGAGAAGTCATACAGGTGAGAGACCATTTAGTTGCTCATTCTGTGGTAAACGTTTTAGTGAAAAGGGAACTTTAAAGAGACACATTAGAGTTCATACAGGAGAGAAACCATACAGTTGCAGTGTTTGTGGACGGAATTTTAGTTTGCTGTCACATGTTAAAAGCCATAAGTGTGCAGGTGTAAACAGTAACAAGTGA